The stretch of DNA gcgATGGGTGCCTGCTCGCTGGGAAGCGATTTGGGGACATTCTAGGGTGAGAGCCACAGCTGGGCTGGGACAGGGTCCTTGTCCCAgtgcctgggatggggacagagccGGGTGCCAGTGCTGCGCTGGTCCCTCCGGCTCCTCTTTCACCTGGCTGTAACCCAACTCCCGTCCCCATAAATATTGCATGGCGAAGGGTCAGGTTGACAGCCTGATGGCAGgctgggaacaaaaaaaaaaaagacttaaaatggctaaaaatagaaaactggatattttttttcccctccggcATGGTGCAGGCATGATGACCTCAAGGAGATGCTCGATAGCAACAAGGATTCACTCAAGCTGGAGGCCATGAAGAGGATCGTGGCGGTGGGTGTTGCTGCCACCGGCGGGGACCACCGCTGGTGCCGAGCCAGCTGCCCTGTGTCACACCGCTCCTTTACCCCCTAGATGATCGCACGGGGAAAAAACGCCTCTGACCTCTTCCCAGCTGTGGTGAAAAACGTCGCCTGCAAGAACATTGAGGTGAGGAAGGTCTCAGGTGGCCCtggtggcacccatgggtgtccccagggtCTGGTGCCTTCCCTGCAGGAGGGTTTTGGGGATGGGCTGGGTTTTGTGGGGGGCTGTGAGGTGGCCCCACCATCTTCACCCCGCAGGTGAAGAAGCTGGTGTACGTCTACCTGGTGCGCtatgcagaggagcagcaggatctggccctgctCTCCATCTCCACCTTCCAGCGAGGACTCAAGGTGGGCTGGTTtggggagccggggggtgggTCTGGGGGAGGGCAGCAAGTCCCTCCATGCCGCGCTGCAGCCCCCCGCATGTCCCCACAGGACCCCAACCAGCTGATCCGCGCCAGTGCCCTGCGGGTCCTCTCCAGCATCCGTGTGCCCATCATCGTGCCCATCATGATGCTGGCCATCAAGGAGGCCGCCTCAGACATGTCCCCGTACGTGCGCAAGACGGCCGCCCACGCCATCCCCAAGCTGTACAGGTATTGGCGGGGGGGGTTGGCTGCTAAATTTTGGCGGTACCAATAAGGGTGTAGTGCTGGGGTCTCAGCTGCTTGGtgcgggcagggacaggcagggatgggggggcagtTTGGTCTGGCCGCAcctgccctgctcttccctcACAGCCTTGACTCGGACCAGAAGGACCAGCTCATCGAAGTGATTGAGAAGCTGCTGGCAGACAAGACCACAGTGAGTGGGGCGCCATGTCTCCCCTGCCCCTAAGTCTGGGGATGTCACCATCCCCGTTGACCCAGTGTCCTCGGAGGGATGCAGATGTCCCCACCAAATTGGTGCCCTCGTGGGGATGCAGCCATCCATGCAGAGTGGGAATCCTTGCAGTGATGCTGCTGTTCCCATCGAGCCAGCATCCTCATGGGGTTGCCACCACACGCACTGAGCTAGCATCCTTGTAGAAATGCAGACATCTCCACAAAACTGGTATTCTTGTGGGTCTGCAGCCGTCCCTGCAGAGCTGGCATCCTTGTAGGGAGGATGCTGTCTCCAACAAGCTAGGATCCTCATGGGGATGCAACCATCTCCACCAAGCTGGCATCTCCATAAAGAAGCCACCATCCCAAACAAACCAGCATTCTCATGGGGATGCCACCATCCCCCCATCAAGCTGGCATCATGATGGAGATGCCATCACCTCAGTGAGTCACCCCAGGCTTTCCCTCCCCAGCTGGTGGCTGGCAGCGTGGTGATGGCATTCGAGGAGGTCTGCCCGGAGCGCATCGACCTCATCCACAAGAACTACCGCAAGCTCTGCAACCTGCTCATTGATGTGGAGGAGTGGGGGCAGGTGGTCATCATCAACATGCTGACCCGCTATGCACGCACCCAGTTCCTCAGCCCCAACCAAAACGTGAGTGTGGGAGCTTTGGGATGCCCCGGGAGCCTCGGGGTGCCTTGGGAAACATGGCTTGGGTCAGGGAGGTGGGGTGAAGGAGGGTGTTGTTGCGGGGGTGCAAGGCGTCCCACCTACTGGCAGGAGTCCTTGCTGGAGGAGAGCGCCGAGAAGGCTTTCTACGGCTCCGAGGAGGAGGACACCAAGGACACCAAGGCGGAGGCAGCCTCACTGGCCAAGCGCAAGCCCTATGTCATGGACCCTGACCACCGCTTGCTCCTGCGCAACACCAAGCCCCTGCTGCAGAGCCGCAATGCCGCAGTgagtcccctgccccagccctgtccATCCCTGGAAGCCACCGGTGGTGTCAATGAGCCTGGGCTCGTGATGTCCCCACTGGCCAAGGAGCCACCAGGGTGGCTGAGGGACACCCAGGGCTGGGAGTCCTCAGGGATGGACTtcctctgggtgctgctgggtgggacactgggggacacagCCAGCCAccagggtgtccccatgcccccccaggtGACGCTTGGCTGTCTCCCCACAGGTGGTGATGGCCGTGGCACAGCTCTACTTCCACCTGGCACCCAAGGCAGAGGTTGGCGTCATCGCCAAGGCACTGGTGCGACTCCTGCGGAGTCACAGGTTTGCTGCACCTAGGCTGCAGTGGTCCCCTACCTTGCCATCCCCATTGGTGGGACTCATGGGGGACCCCCAAGACCTTGGGAGAGACCCCCAAAAAGCCCGTCCCTGCAGGGACATCAGGTTGAGCCAAATTGCCAAAAAAAGAGGGCTTTTTGACCTGTCCCAGCCCAGACATGGAGGAGCAGCACCTTGGTGCCACCAGCCTGGTGGTGGATCCTGCCCTGTCTTCATGGGGAAGTGCTGGGGGTGCCCGGCCCTGCCCCACTAATGGCAGTCCCCTCTTTGTCCCCACAGCGAGGTGCAGTATGTTGTGCTGCAGAATGTTGCCACCATGTCCATCAAACGGCGGGTGAGTCTTGGATTCAATGTGGGAGGAGTTGGCCCTGTCAACTCGAGCAGAGCgagggctggccagcagccgCTCTCCAAGGCCAGCTGCCTGTGGGTGGCCTTGgtgaggtggggacagggatggcactaattctgctttttctgcacaCAGGGGATGTTTGAGCCCTACCTGAAGAGCTTCTACATCCGCTCCACAGACCCCACGCAGATCAAGATTCTCAAGGTGAGCTGGAAATATGTTTGGCAGGACGCATCACTGGTGGCTTTGGGGCTTCCTGGTGCTTTCCCTGTGGGGCAGCTGTCCTCCAtgccctggggacaggaggacagCAAGGACCCAGTGTCCCAGCACTGTGCCCTCATGCTGCCcgtctctcccttcttcccacagCTGGAGGTCCTCACCAACCTGGCCAACGAGACCAACATCTCCACCATCCTGCGGGAGTTCCAGGTATGCCATGGCCATACTGGGGTGCCACCCTGGCATGGCTCTGGGTGCCAAAACACCACCatggaggggacagaggagagcCCCACCAGGAGGACTGGGCTGAAGCCAGGTCATCCCCATGGGTGGCTCCAAAGATCCCCAACATGTGACTACCACATGGGCGGATGCCCGTCACTGGCATGTGGGTGACatgttgtgtgtccccccccatgccTGCACAGACCTACATCCGCAGCATGGACAAGGACTTTGTGGCTGCTACCATCCAAGCCATCGGGCGCTGTGCCACCAACATCGGGAAGGTGCGGGACACTTGCCTCAATGGCCTGGTCCAGCTCCTCTCCAACCGGGATGGTGAGTGAATGCGGTGGGGGTGAGACGGGGGCTCCATTGCCCTCAGGGCAGGATCCTCCTGAGGCCAGGTCTCTGCCCGCAGAGCTGGTGGTGGCCGAATCTGTGGTGGTCATCAAAAAGCTGCTGCAGATGCAGCCAGCTCAGCACAGTGAGATCATCAAGCATATGGCCAAGCTGACGGACAACATCCAGGTAGGTCGGGGCGTTGCAtggcctgcaggactaggggagCAGCAGTGGTGCCACATGCCTGGGGGCATTTTGCAGGTGCCGATGGCGCGGGCCAGCATCTTGTGGCTCATCGGTGAGTACTGCGAGCATGTGCCCAAGATCGCACCCGACGTGCTGCGCAAGATGGCCAAGTCCTTCACCAACGAGGAGGACATCGTCAAGTTGCAGGTCATCAACCTGGCAGCTAAGCTCTACCTGACCAACTCCAAGCAGGTATCAGGGATGCAGCCCCAcagtgtgcctcagtttccccagtgggGAGGAAGAGGCTGGCCCTGAGTGTGTCCCCTGGCGCAGAGCAAGCTGCTGACCCAGTACGTCCTCAACTTGGCCAAGTACGACCAGAATTATGACATCCGCGACCGGGCTCGCTTCATCCGCCAGCTCATCGTGCCCACTGAGAAGAGTGGGGCCCTCAACAAGTACGCCAAGAAGCTCTTCCTGGCTCAAAAACCTGCTCCCATCTTGGAGTCCTCCTTCAAAGGTACCCACCCCTGGTCACAGAACATGGGAACACAGAGCCAGCTATTACCACGGTGCTGCATGGCTGTCCCTGAGCTGCTGCCACCTCTCACCCCGCTGTAGATCGGGACCATTTCCAGCTGGGCTCCCTGTCCCACCTCCTCAATGCCAAGGCTGTAGGCTACCAGGAGCTGCCTGACTGGCCAGATGAGGCCCCTGACCCCTCCGTGAGGAATGTGGAGGTGTGTAGAGCACCGTGGTGTGCTGGGGTGCACGGGGGTGCCAAAGTGGGGGCATCTTCTCGAGGTCGTGGGAGAGCCCCAGAAGGTGCCCAGGTTCTGCTCAGCTGCCCCATGTCCCCTCTCTGGTGCCCACACACCCggctggggacaggagctggggagggttgCTGTTTGGGTCCTCCACCCATGGGCAATGGCCACGTTCCATCAGCCTTGTGCCCGCAGGTTCCTGAGTGGACCAAGTGCACCAGccgggagaagaggaaggagaaggtggagaAACCTTTCTACTCTGACTCAGAGGGCGAGTCGGGGCCCACGGAGTCAGCAGACAGCGGTGAGTACCCGGTGGCACAGCAGGGCATGGGGCAGGGGCCACAGTGGTGGGGCAATTGGGCAGGGGTCAGTGTGGCAGGGACATCAGGCAGCTGCCACCATGGAGGGGCATGGGTCAGGAACCACCATGATGGGGCATCAGGCAGGTGCCACCATAGTGGGGCATGGGACAAGTGACACCGCAGTGGGGTATCAGGCAAGGGATGCCATGGTGGGGCATCAGGCAGGTGCCACAATGGTGCAGCATCAGGCAGGGGACACTGCAGTGGGGACATCCCATTGTAGCAGGAACATGGCAGGGGACATGGTGGGATGTGGTGTGGTGTTGCGGGGACGCAGCGGGATGCAGTAGTAAGATGTGGGGATGCAGTGAAGGGATGCAGAGATACAGTGGGATGCAGTGGGAGGATGTGGAGATGCAGCAGGATGCAGTGGGAGGCAGCAGAGGGTTCTGGGATGCAGTGGGAGGATGTGGGGATGTAGCAGGAGGACACAGGGATACAGGAATGCAGCGGAAGGATGCAGTGATGATGCAGCAGCGGATGTGGGGATGCCGTgggaggatgcagggatgcagcaggaggacacagggatgcagggatgcagcaggaggatGCAGGGATACAGCGGGAGGATGCAGCAGTGGGTGTGAGGATGCAGTGGGGTGCAGTGGGAGGATGCAGTGGGATCTAGTGGGAGAATGGGGGGATGGAGTAGGAGGATGGGGGGATGCAGTGGGACactgcagagaggtggggggatgtggggggacgtagcagcagggctgagccatgGCCCCCACAGAGCCCGAGTCTGCCAGTGAGGagagtg from Chroicocephalus ridibundus chromosome 9, bChrRid1.1, whole genome shotgun sequence encodes:
- the AP3B2 gene encoding AP-3 complex subunit beta-2 isoform X1 — its product is MAASPAYGEEKGGSSSLGEPEYGHDPASGGIFSSDYKRHDDLKEMLDSNKDSLKLEAMKRIVAMIARGKNASDLFPAVVKNVACKNIEVKKLVYVYLVRYAEEQQDLALLSISTFQRGLKDPNQLIRASALRVLSSIRVPIIVPIMMLAIKEAASDMSPYVRKTAAHAIPKLYSLDSDQKDQLIEVIEKLLADKTTLVAGSVVMAFEEVCPERIDLIHKNYRKLCNLLIDVEEWGQVVIINMLTRYARTQFLSPNQNESLLEESAEKAFYGSEEEDTKDTKAEAASLAKRKPYVMDPDHRLLLRNTKPLLQSRNAAVVMAVAQLYFHLAPKAEVGVIAKALVRLLRSHSEVQYVVLQNVATMSIKRRGMFEPYLKSFYIRSTDPTQIKILKLEVLTNLANETNISTILREFQTYIRSMDKDFVAATIQAIGRCATNIGKVRDTCLNGLVQLLSNRDELVVAESVVVIKKLLQMQPAQHSEIIKHMAKLTDNIQVPMARASILWLIGEYCEHVPKIAPDVLRKMAKSFTNEEDIVKLQVINLAAKLYLTNSKQSKLLTQYVLNLAKYDQNYDIRDRARFIRQLIVPTEKSGALNKYAKKLFLAQKPAPILESSFKDRDHFQLGSLSHLLNAKAVGYQELPDWPDEAPDPSVRNVEVPEWTKCTSREKRKEKVEKPFYSDSEGESGPTESADSEPESASEESGSSSSSSSSSSGSEEEEEEEEEEGSGEQSEDKEEEEEKRTKRKEKEGSRKAAPGSAGSPSEEEEEEEGAKKAKKKKTSQGRKSHAETSSEEASASESSSSGSDSGSEAEAKRRKEPPSSKAGPKEISLLDLDDFTPPPPQPIPSSSIVSTSLVTDLEGLTLTDTSLAPALLSPAFGAVRTYELLHRMAGEGLSVEYCFSRRPFPGDPHMVAVQIQISNNTDAEVKSLRVSEPKPLSGMRIQEFPEIECLAPGDTASVVMGIDFCDSTQAANFQLCTHTRHFYVSIQPPVGELMAPVFMSENEFKKEQGKLTGMSEITEKLTLPEKCRSDHAIVQQVTSAANVGRVPCGADNEYRFAAKTVTSGSLVLITLERREGAAAQLTVNSEKMVIGTMLVKDIVQALAQ